A genomic region of Leptolyngbya sp. NIES-2104 contains the following coding sequences:
- a CDS encoding peptidylprolyl isomerase → MPLSLSVSDCPDSTASPPAPNALSVLQIGDRTIAATEIVPLLSRYRLLPQLTRELVIDQAIASIDCTIEETLSACQQFYQQNQIHSDETRQAWLDRNHLNLSELEHLITRTLKIEKFKQATWSHTLESHFLKRKAHYDRVIYSLLRLENANLAQELYFQIQEGERSFADLARQYSQGPEAQTGGLVGPVELHTLHPGLVQKLSITQPGKLLSPTKLGEWTVLVRLEKLIPAQLDSPMQQRLLNELFEAWLTEQLQTVKIRSHLSPS, encoded by the coding sequence ATGCCCCTGAGTTTATCTGTGAGCGACTGCCCGGACTCGACTGCATCACCGCCCGCCCCCAATGCTCTATCTGTTCTGCAAATTGGCGATCGTACAATTGCTGCAACCGAGATCGTCCCCTTGTTAAGTCGCTATCGATTGCTGCCCCAGTTGACGCGAGAATTGGTAATTGATCAAGCGATCGCTTCGATTGATTGCACGATCGAAGAAACCCTCAGTGCTTGCCAACAGTTCTATCAGCAAAATCAAATTCACTCAGATGAAACGCGACAAGCTTGGCTCGATCGCAATCATTTGAACCTGAGCGAACTTGAACACTTGATCACACGCACTCTTAAAATCGAGAAATTTAAGCAAGCAACTTGGAGCCACACCTTAGAGTCTCACTTCCTCAAGCGCAAAGCACACTACGATCGCGTGATTTATTCATTGCTGCGGCTTGAGAATGCCAACCTCGCTCAAGAGCTATACTTTCAGATTCAAGAAGGGGAGCGATCGTTTGCAGATTTGGCGAGGCAATACTCTCAGGGTCCGGAAGCTCAAACCGGGGGGCTAGTGGGACCTGTTGAACTTCACACGCTTCATCCTGGACTGGTTCAAAAACTAAGCATCACTCAGCCCGGAAAATTACTATCGCCAACCAAACTCGGTGAATGGACTGTATTAGTGCGGCTCGAAAAGTTGATTCCAGCCCAACTTGATTCGCCGATGCAGCAACGTCTATTAAACGAACTATTTGAAGCTTGGCTCACTGAACAATTGCAAACTGTGAAAATCCGATCGCATCTGTCCCCATCATGA
- a CDS encoding HlyD family efflux transporter periplasmic adaptor subunit — MTNANLFSPISSPLPSKQPAPFDQPVILQPSPVLSRSLIWGIAGVSIFSATWASVATIDEAIPATGKLAPQGAVKEVKVPINGVVKAVNIKDGQRVKKGDLLMTLDPTAAKSQLNSFRKIRTALEQETQLYRAATNGIAPPEAGRLETRRSQELITLTQNRSVLAQETQLYRAQLTNGSSAGFTAEQRLRLQSAQSEVASRIAATELDTSQLVRQLQESRAKQIGVEKVLTVNQRILNDIEPLVEIGAIARVQYLRQKQEVETGQSQIEQLQEEQARFRDAIAQAQQKLRNTIAVSTQELLTRIADNEKRIADIDDQLNKVIVENSKRIAETDSQISQAEQTLRYQEIRASANGTIFDLKVTGSGFVANAIEPVLKIVPDNALIAEAYITNKDIGFVKEGMEVDVRLDTFPFSEFGDIKGKIISIGSDALPPDQVHPYYRFPVKIQLDQQALQVRDRKIALQSGMSVSVNIKLRDRTVMSILTDAFTQQIDHLKSVR; from the coding sequence ATGACGAACGCTAATCTATTTTCTCCAATTTCTTCACCGCTTCCAAGCAAGCAGCCTGCACCCTTTGATCAGCCTGTTATCTTACAACCTTCTCCGGTACTATCGCGCTCCTTAATCTGGGGCATTGCAGGCGTATCAATTTTTTCTGCAACTTGGGCGAGTGTTGCAACCATTGATGAAGCGATTCCCGCGACTGGCAAACTTGCACCCCAAGGAGCCGTCAAAGAAGTTAAAGTACCGATCAACGGAGTCGTCAAAGCGGTTAACATCAAAGATGGACAACGGGTAAAAAAAGGCGATCTATTGATGACGCTTGATCCGACCGCTGCAAAATCACAGCTAAATTCATTTAGAAAAATCCGCACTGCGCTTGAGCAAGAAACGCAACTGTATCGAGCTGCAACGAATGGAATTGCACCACCCGAAGCGGGACGGCTCGAAACTCGTCGATCGCAAGAACTAATCACGCTGACTCAAAATCGTTCTGTCTTAGCCCAAGAAACCCAACTGTACCGCGCTCAGTTAACAAACGGCTCTAGTGCTGGGTTTACCGCAGAACAACGCCTAAGACTGCAATCCGCTCAGTCAGAAGTTGCTTCTCGAATCGCCGCCACTGAACTCGATACGTCTCAACTCGTGCGACAACTTCAAGAAAGCCGCGCTAAACAAATCGGTGTCGAAAAAGTGCTCACCGTCAATCAGCGAATCTTGAATGATATTGAACCGCTTGTAGAAATTGGCGCGATCGCTCGTGTGCAATACCTGCGCCAAAAGCAAGAAGTCGAAACCGGACAATCTCAAATCGAACAACTCCAAGAAGAACAAGCGCGGTTCAGAGATGCGATCGCTCAAGCCCAACAAAAATTACGCAACACGATCGCGGTTTCAACTCAAGAACTGTTGACTAGAATTGCGGACAATGAAAAGCGCATTGCCGACATTGATGACCAACTCAATAAAGTGATCGTCGAAAACAGTAAGCGCATTGCGGAAACCGACAGTCAAATCAGTCAAGCCGAGCAAACTTTGAGATATCAGGAGATTCGTGCTTCTGCAAATGGAACCATTTTCGATCTCAAAGTCACAGGGTCTGGGTTTGTGGCAAACGCGATCGAGCCTGTTCTAAAGATCGTTCCCGACAATGCTTTAATTGCTGAAGCCTACATCACCAACAAAGACATTGGTTTTGTCAAAGAAGGGATGGAAGTTGATGTCCGGCTCGATACCTTTCCATTCAGCGAATTTGGCGACATCAAAGGAAAGATCATCTCGATCGGTTCCGATGCGCTCCCACCGGATCAAGTCCACCCCTACTACCGATTTCCCGTAAAGATTCAACTCGACCAACAAGCGCTACAAGTGCGCGATCGTAAAATTGCGCTTCAGTCTGGGATGTCGGTGAGCGTCAATATTAAATTACGGGATCGTACGGTGATGAGTATTCTAACGGATGCTTTTACCCAACAAATCGACCACCTCAAATCGGTTCGTTAA
- a CDS encoding type I secretion system permease/ATPase, whose translation MTSTAPSPQAFLATLPPFHQLAPATIAKLTQHIKLYRYEVGQPILTKEQLPGQISIVYQGQVRLLGYDAATQSLITLQRLEVGAILGWVSLMRDRSCETAIASTETVCLTIPAAAFLTILEQDATFRQCFERQKSAIEVFDVLAMYLQHRADEALILESAGVNSIREFASKAFSQVQIVHLQRFQALPPDQVWLVSNQNAMNLPIGQEFSATKLSGNLRLVGFPRSLFHNTAPTVEEQSNDVLDIDLAPSEPPVLDRKTKRVYPFVRGRGDIESAIACFNMLAQFWKIPFRKDVLRRVLQNQQSRGKLSLIQCGAVSELLGLQAQLAQVPVSSVHRLPTPAIVQWQESFAIVYETTSSSLTLAIPEIGIVRRQPADLIAAQSTESQNAGTIAALLLQPTRTTPKQKFGLSWFLPSLIQYRRILLEVFIASFLVQLFGLANPLVTQLIIDKVIVQNSPNTLQVFGFFLVAIAIFEALLSSLRTHLFVDTTNRIDLALGSEIIDHLLKLPLRYFDRRPVGELATRINELENIRQFLTGTALTVVLDALFSIVYIVVMFLYSWVLALVALATLPLFVILTVSVSPIVRRQLRVKSELNASAQSYLVEVLSGIQTVKAQNVELRSRWQWQERYAKYVSAGFKTVSTYTAASSTSTFLNQLSSLLVLWAGAYLVLNGQLTLGELIAFRIIAGYVTSPLLRLTQLWQNFQETALSLERLSDIVDSQPEADELDRSNIPLPEIVGQVKYENVSFRFDPNGALQLEDVSVEFEAGQFVAIVGQSGSGKSTLMKLLPRLYLPEAGRITVDGYNIHKVELYSLRRQIGIVPQDSLLFEGTVQENIALNVPDASPEDIIYAAKVAAAHDFIMNLPNGYNTSVGERGSSLSGGQRQRIAIARTVLQNPRLLILDEATSALDYESERQVCLNLAHAFKGRTVFFITHRLSTIRNADRILMMDQGSVVEQGTHEELIALRGRYYCLYQQQEAQL comes from the coding sequence ATGACTTCTACCGCCCCCTCTCCCCAAGCCTTTCTCGCCACTCTGCCCCCGTTCCATCAACTTGCACCTGCTACGATCGCAAAACTAACGCAACACATCAAACTCTACCGATATGAAGTCGGGCAACCGATCTTAACGAAAGAGCAACTACCCGGACAAATTAGCATTGTTTATCAAGGACAAGTGCGTCTTCTGGGCTATGATGCGGCAACTCAAAGCTTGATCACGCTACAACGCTTAGAGGTGGGAGCGATTTTAGGATGGGTTAGTTTGATGCGCGATCGATCTTGTGAAACTGCGATCGCGTCCACTGAAACGGTTTGTCTCACGATTCCTGCGGCTGCGTTCTTAACGATTTTGGAACAAGATGCCACATTTCGACAGTGCTTCGAGCGGCAAAAGAGCGCGATTGAAGTGTTTGATGTGTTGGCGATGTATCTACAGCATCGAGCCGATGAAGCATTAATCTTAGAATCAGCGGGTGTGAACAGCATTCGAGAATTTGCCTCAAAAGCTTTTTCCCAAGTGCAAATTGTTCACCTACAGCGCTTTCAAGCTTTACCGCCAGATCAGGTCTGGCTCGTGAGCAATCAGAATGCAATGAATTTACCGATCGGGCAAGAATTCAGCGCAACAAAGCTATCTGGGAATCTTCGCTTAGTAGGATTCCCTCGATCGCTGTTTCACAACACCGCCCCGACTGTCGAAGAACAAAGCAACGATGTTTTAGACATTGATCTCGCACCATCAGAGCCGCCTGTACTCGATCGTAAAACGAAGCGAGTGTATCCTTTTGTCCGGGGGAGAGGCGACATTGAAAGCGCGATCGCTTGCTTTAATATGCTGGCGCAGTTCTGGAAAATCCCATTTCGCAAAGATGTTCTACGGCGCGTTTTACAGAATCAGCAATCACGCGGTAAATTATCTTTGATACAGTGTGGTGCAGTTTCTGAACTGCTTGGACTACAAGCACAACTCGCACAGGTTCCCGTGTCATCGGTTCATCGACTTCCCACACCTGCGATCGTGCAATGGCAAGAAAGCTTTGCGATCGTGTATGAAACCACTTCGAGCAGTTTGACCCTTGCAATTCCTGAGATTGGGATTGTTCGCCGTCAACCTGCGGATTTAATCGCAGCACAATCCACAGAGAGTCAAAATGCAGGCACGATAGCGGCTTTGTTACTTCAGCCGACACGCACCACTCCCAAACAAAAATTCGGTTTGAGTTGGTTTCTTCCTTCGCTGATTCAGTACCGTCGGATTCTGCTCGAAGTCTTTATCGCGTCCTTTCTAGTTCAGCTATTTGGTTTAGCAAATCCACTGGTCACGCAGTTGATCATTGATAAAGTCATTGTTCAAAACAGCCCAAATACGCTTCAAGTGTTTGGCTTCTTTTTAGTTGCGATCGCCATTTTTGAAGCCTTACTATCAAGCTTACGAACCCATCTCTTTGTCGATACCACGAATCGAATTGATCTAGCACTCGGTTCAGAAATCATCGATCATCTGTTGAAACTGCCACTCCGGTACTTCGATCGTCGTCCCGTTGGTGAACTTGCAACCCGCATTAATGAGCTAGAAAACATTCGGCAATTTCTCACCGGAACTGCACTCACGGTTGTCTTAGATGCGCTTTTCTCGATCGTTTACATTGTGGTGATGTTTCTCTACAGTTGGGTGCTGGCTTTAGTCGCGTTAGCCACTCTGCCATTGTTTGTGATCCTCACAGTTTCGGTGTCCCCGATCGTCCGCCGTCAACTGCGCGTCAAATCAGAGCTAAACGCCTCCGCACAGTCTTATTTAGTCGAAGTTCTGTCTGGAATTCAAACTGTTAAAGCTCAGAATGTGGAACTACGATCGAGATGGCAATGGCAGGAACGCTATGCAAAATATGTTTCTGCTGGCTTTAAGACGGTTTCAACCTACACGGCTGCTAGTTCAACCAGTACCTTTCTCAATCAGTTATCGAGTTTACTGGTACTGTGGGCAGGTGCTTATTTAGTGCTGAATGGACAATTGACGTTAGGTGAATTGATCGCCTTTCGGATTATTGCAGGCTATGTAACCAGTCCCTTACTACGACTGACACAACTCTGGCAAAACTTTCAGGAGACCGCCCTATCATTAGAGCGATTGAGTGACATTGTAGACTCACAGCCTGAAGCTGACGAACTCGATCGTAGTAACATTCCATTGCCAGAGATCGTGGGTCAGGTGAAATACGAAAATGTCTCTTTCCGCTTTGATCCGAATGGAGCGCTACAGTTAGAGGATGTATCGGTCGAATTTGAAGCAGGGCAATTCGTCGCGATCGTGGGGCAAAGTGGGTCTGGTAAAAGTACTTTGATGAAGCTTTTACCCCGATTGTATCTGCCTGAAGCAGGACGTATTACAGTCGATGGCTATAACATTCACAAGGTCGAACTCTATTCACTGCGCCGCCAAATTGGGATTGTTCCACAAGACTCTCTATTATTTGAAGGCACAGTTCAAGAAAACATTGCGCTCAATGTTCCCGATGCCTCTCCTGAAGACATTATTTACGCTGCCAAAGTCGCCGCCGCTCATGACTTTATCATGAACCTTCCAAACGGCTACAACACCTCAGTCGGCGAACGCGGATCATCACTGTCAGGCGGACAACGACAACGAATCGCGATCGCACGAACGGTTTTACAAAATCCTCGCTTACTAATTCTCGATGAAGCGACCAGTGCTCTCGACTATGAATCAGAACGTCAGGTGTGTTTGAATCTCGCTCATGCTTTCAAAGGTCGAACTGTCTTTTTTATCACCCATCGACTCAGCACCATTCGCAACGCCGATCGCATTTTAATGATGGATCAAGGCTCAGTGGTGGAACAAGGAACCCACGAAGAACTGATCGCCCTCAGAGGTCGGTACTACTGCCTCTATCAACAACAAGAAGCCCAACTCTAA